From a region of the Daphnia pulicaria isolate SC F1-1A chromosome 1, SC_F0-13Bv2, whole genome shotgun sequence genome:
- the LOC124311010 gene encoding isoleucine--tRNA ligase, cytoplasmic-like codes for MSEDGEEVVCVGSIAELKELTGIGLTDLHRENVDDITIPSNIPGQPPLKRVSEVFDCWFESGSMPYAQVHYPFANRKEFEDCFSADFIAEGIDQTPGWLSINLELILRLYLINSPVVCAENLRFKEEGVRDIIKDVFLPWYNVYRFFVKNLERLEREDGIKFVYEEEASNLSTNVMDRWIISYTQSLLLFVHQEMAAYRLYTVVPRLVRFVDYLTNWYVRMNRKRLKGDGGKDDCHHALQTLFSVLFSMIRVMAPFTPFLTEFMYRNLRHLVANQKAGTTESVQQKTFQLNFKMFFAAIMALFVENSIQSIDFIPIHLFKNSSSFQLQFDHVANSECFCHFSFIKYHFSVLSPLRIVHWTLANFDSHFKRGGLRNFYFLIIFGEM; via the exons ATGTCGGAAGATGGTGAGGAGGTGGTCTGTGTCGGATCCATCGCCGAGTTGAAAGAACTCACGGGCATTGGATTGACTGATTTGCATCGCGAGAACGTTGATGACATCACTATTCCCTCCAATATTCCCGGTCAGCCACCCTTGAAACGTGTCTCAGAGGTTTTTGACTGTTGGTTCGAATCTGGATCCATGCCTTACGCTCAGGTCCACTACCCGTTTGCAAACAGGAAAGAATTCGAGGACTGTTTCTCTGCCGATTTCATTGCCGAGGGCATTGATCAAACACCCGGATG GTTGTCAATAAATTTGGAGCTGATTCTTCGTCTCTACTTGATCAACTCCCCAGTTGTTTGTGCAGAGAATCTGCGATTCAAAGAGGAAGGTGTTCGAGATATTATCAAGGACGTTTTCCTACCCTGGTACAACGTTTACCGTTTCTTTGTCAAAAATCTGGAACGTCTCGAGCGC GAAGATGGAATTAAATTCGTTTATGAAGAAGAGGCCTCCAATTTGTCAACGAATGTGATGGATCGCTGGATCATTTCCTACACTCAGTCCTTGCTTCTGTTCGTCCACCAAGAAATGGCTGCCTATCGGCTATACACTGTTGTTCCTCGTCTTGTCCGGTTTGTTGACTACTTGACCAACTGGTACGTGCGGATGAACCGTAAGCGACTAAAG GGAGATGGTGGCAAGGACGATTGTCATCACGCCTTGCAGACACTTTTTAGTGTCTTGTTTTCAATGATTCGTGTTATGGCTCCATTCACGCCCTTCCTGACCGAATTTATGTACCGCAACTTGCGTCATTTAGTGGCCAACCAGAAAGCCGGAACGACGGAATCCGTTcagcaaaaaacatttcagttaaactttaaaatgttttttgctgcAATTATGGCACTTTTCGTAGAAAACAGTATCCAGTCTATCGATTTCATACCAATTCatctgtttaaaaattcttcttcctttcaaTTGCAATTCGACCATGTCGCAAACTCCGAATGCTtctgtcatttttcttttataaaatatcatttttctgtcttgAGTCCATTGCGGATCGTCCATTGGACCTTGGCAAATTTCGATAGCCATTTTAAAAGAGGTGGTTTGCGAAACTTCTactttttgatcatttttggGGAAATGTAA